From the genome of Candidozyma auris chromosome 2, complete sequence, one region includes:
- the EXG2 gene encoding glucan exo-1,3-beta-glucosidase — protein sequence MPMLFLILSLYSIGIGSVVAGVSGGAPTHGFNFSSVYSNRTNATYYNYTNAISSNDFSYRGVALGGWLVLEPYITPSLFLSFNESSHNSSDIPKDEYRFCEKLGEEEASKRLQKHWSTFYNASDFADIKAYGFNMVRIPVGYWAFETLDDDPYVPGAQEYLDKAIEWAHDNDLKVWIDLHGAPNSQNGFDNSGLFRKNEPGWQDKSEYVDLTLKVLRQIYAKYGSAEFSERYNDTILGIEVLNEPMGPKLKMPKLKDFYDKAYTAARSIQETNNTIVFHDAFQKAGYWNNFRQHNNNMTNITRNYNILIDHHHYEVFGVAQLNSSIAQHIENIKNYASGIEDELNHHPAVVGEWSAALTDCAPWLNSVNWGTRWEGTPPYDNSPIKSKSIKNCHEINNWKSWSEKHKRDTRKFIEIQLDQYESKTNGWIFWCYKTETTIEWDFKRLAQYGLFPQPFEDRQYIKNGTDTKPDKSGSSRQFGLSTSSLFVAIFLSFFI from the coding sequence ATGCCGATGCTCTTCCTAATACTTTCGCTTTATTCAATAGGAATTGGTAGCGTGGTTGCAGGAGTTCTGGGTGGCGCTCCAACCCACggcttcaacttctcttcCGTATACTCAAACCGCACCAATGCGACTTACTACAATTATACCAACGCTATCTCTTCGAATGACTTTTCATACAGAGGCGTTGCTCTTGGTGGTTGGCTCGTGTTGGAGCCATATATAACACCTTCACTATTTTTGTCCTTCAACGAATCTTCTCACAATCTGTCTGACATTCCCAAAGATGAGTACCGATTCTGCGAGAAGCTCGGTGAGGAGGAAGCGTCCAAAAGGCTCCAGAAGCATTGGAGTACTTTCTACAATGCGCTGGATTTTGCTGATATAAAAGCATATGGCTTCAATATGGTGAGGATACCGGTTGGCTACTGGGCATTCGAAACCCTCGACGACGATCCATATGTACCTGGCGCCCAGGAGTACTTGGATAAGGCCATTGAGTGGGCTCATGATAACGATCTAAAAGTTTGGATAGATCTCCACGGTGCGCCAAACTCACAAAATGGGTTTGACAATTCGGGTCTTTTCCGAAAGAACGAGCCTGGCTGGCAAGACAAGTCGGAATATGTGGACTTGACCTTGAAAGTGTTGCGCCAAATATACGCCAAATATGGCAGTGCTGAGTTCAGTGAGAGGTACAACGATACAATTTTGGGTATCGAGGTGCTCAATGAACCCATGGGcccaaagttgaagatgcCGAAATTAAAAGACTTCTATGACAAGGCATATACCGCAGCCAGAAGTATACAAGAGACCAACAACACCATCGTTTTTCACGATGCCTTTCAGAAAGCGGGCTACTGGAATAATTTCCGACAGCACAATAACAATATGACCAACATCACACGAAACTACAATATTCTTATAGACCATCATCATTATGAAGTATTCGGTGTGGCCCAGCTCAATTCCTCCATTGCTCAGCATATCGAGAACATCAAGAACTACGCCTCTGGCATCGAGGACGAGCTAAATCACCACCCAGCTGTCGTGGGAGAATGGTCCGCAGCATTGACTGACTGCGCACCCTGGCTCAACAGTGTCAACTGGGGTACTCGATGGGAGGGGACTCCACCTTACGACAATTCGCCAATCAAGCTGAAGAGCATCAAGAACTGCCATGAAATCAATAATTGGAAGTCGTGGAGTGAGAAACACAAAAGAGATACCAGGAAATTCATAGAGATCCAACTCGATCAATATGAAAGCAAAACCAATGGGTGGATATTCTGGTGCTACAAAACAGAGACCACCATTGAATGGGACTTCAAGAGGCTCGCTCAGTATGGGCTTTTTCCGCAGCCATTTGAGGATCGGCAGTATATCAAGAACGGCACGGACACCAAGCCAGACAAGAGCGGCAGCTCACGCCAGTTTGGTTTGCTGACTCTGTCACTATTTGTTGCCATAtttctttcattttttaTCTAA
- the HOM6 gene encoding homoserine dehydrogenase: MSKSVNVAIIGAGVVGSAFINQLANLKAPVAFKVVYLARSSKEAVFSKDYSAVDLKNYKTAPAQAVLPLDELTSYLTAAKRPTILVDNTSNSSIADFYPKFVEAGISIATPNKKAFSSDLATWNDIFKKSAAANGGLVYHEATVGAGLPIIGPLRDLVLTGDKVEKIEGILSGSLSYVFNTLSTSEKSDKKFSDVVKVAKDLGYLEPDPRDDLNGMDFARKVTILARIAGFEVESPNSFAVDSLVPQPLESLATGAEFLEKLPEYDNDFQKRKDDALAENKVLRYVGQVDFKANKVSVGIAKYDFDHPFASLKGSDNVVSIKTERYSNPLIIQGAGAGAEVTAHGVLADAIKIAERIAN; encoded by the coding sequence ATGTCGAAATCTGTAAACGTCGCTATCATCGGTGCTGGTGTTGTGGGCTCTGCGTTCATCAACCAATTGGCGAACTTGAAAGCTCCCGTGGCCTTTAAAGTGGTGTACTTGGCCAGATCCTCCAAAGAGGCCGTGTTCTCCAAGGACTACTCAGCCGTcgatttgaaaaattacAAAACTGCACCAGCCCAGGCTGTTTTGCCATTGGATGAGTTGACTTCCTACTTGACAGCCGCAAAAAGACCTACCATCTTGGTTGACAACACGtcaaactcctcaattGCCGACTTTTACCCTAAGTTCGTGGAAGCTGGGATCTCCATCGCTACTCCCAACAAAAAGGCCTTCTCCTCTGACTTGGCCACTTGGAATgacattttcaagaagtcgGCTGCCGCAAATGGAGGCTTGGTCTATCATGAGGCTACTGTGGGTGCTGGTTTACCAATTATTGGTCCATTGAGAGACTTGGTGCTCACTGGTGAcaaggtggagaagatcgagGGCATTCTTTCTGGATCTTTGTCCTATGTGTTCAACACTCTTTCTACCAGCGAGAAGTCTGACAAGAAGTTCTCTGATGTTGTAAAGGTGGCTAAGGATTTGGGTTACCTCGAGCCAGATCCAAGAGATGACTTGAATGGTATGGACTTCGCCAGAAAGGTCACCATCTTGGCTCGTATTGCTGGATTTGAAGTGGAGTCTCCAAATTCTTTCGCCGTTGACTCTTTGGTTCCACAACCTTTGGAGTCCTTGGCCACTGGTGCtgagttcttggagaagttgccAGAATACGACAACGACTTTCAAAAGCGCAAGGATGATGCCTTGGCAGAGAACAAGGTTTTGAGGTACGTCGGCCAAGTTGACTTCAAAGCTAACAAAGTCTCTGTCGGTATTGCTAAGTACGACTTTGATCATCCATTCGCATCCTTAAAGGGCTCAGATAACGTGGTCTCCATTAAAACTGAAAGATACTCAAATCCTTTGATCATCCAGGGTGCTGGTGCCGGTGCTGAAGTCACTGCTCACGGTGTTTTGGCCGACGCTATAAAGATCGCTGAAAGAATTGCAAACTAA
- the IML1 gene encoding GTPase-activating protein IML1: protein MQHARWSNSRQATSPLGENDNLTTYLRSSPETRTPMGRLQGKASTLTIGNMSLNTPGSTLTVGKNKVTTSGGLRSTHIFRSFTDPVAHNIKSSASKHIHSGRNSVTPSKEDSTSDEPMQLTVWFHEPRSYTEDVVIDGSAVPGIKQGGIYSLEPVTKDGNLQKEDQKRFIFAVSKHNFIGESSSKNKSNLQISLQSNPLQKLLDIPPRSQVLVQRVKDTSEVELDTVEIYLKDVNFPRDSQWGLASSFVGTCCYIDQRVLYLGNKIGQVRSTFKDGRKLFSGYVSEKTNIIFRSESAKLIFLVQMSREMWHFEENGEIMFHKLVNTLFPKIFKNWLNASSHHAITIVLFTSIDLTHIPWISLGAGECPTKTQDYYRVVVDQVSVFSWDKIMASLRLEFANFKRDVLMHLVDGQYRISGEPCPSVKGNFLEAVNLTISLVCDRFRNTDLRHTVNHIIVITPGTGLYDVDYDLMLKTSKKMFSLDCALDIVSLSQPPLHTVPLLRYRDDDGHVGHCVPKWCDISFYTDTDEWASQWIPRCKIYELQMMGVMENEVNEVRIDRLQLSKKVPIVEAMDRYDEDLFRPIEFSQGNSSKSEHIEKKVSPKHSTATLVLMGKASLASLSTPRLKPDQSSSNVCTTTAAVQGTVSNSSANVSALSSLYTLNRSNDDPKKKNIFASRDMRSMSQIKDTHSKSGSMPSRDFVVRPTILKSRESKKTDRRGKAKEASKILKNKGKNVTSTQQKERDERSRNNPYWMKIDNPSREMASDSIRCSRWADVFPPRIKRKLVKWRSLKAPAALPIATSLFPSPKELETEYTFQIYVVSLSYDNKLELKSTKELMREMIRLRLAIGFQICKGERVRNAELERKPSGSPEALIHYMPQGDCTGARIYLSLNDEIHRIFCDYNGTLNVQLYRRTRAHAKHSSFGRKRRDEAQRPFIRTRYADEYTTSLITSQDTEPFMYNWNQFDQLLAGYDDTISETREFHKMKFVVMPADMSQSAYHVNNDSLSDEEIRVEGLRKLISLIERGRYSQSAEKPTKKKEEILPEISFYTGNLYDFLNEQAEVFLSSGTQPQNSLMVSDSKFNTNIKLQVLAERLQAPGGLNLVDRTWHFKVHPSCFLGQELVSWLIEYFEDIDNRDEATSYGQTLMNEGLFTHVDNRHGFLDGHYFYEFTESYTRHSNNVKQPSGGWFRKKTTNSSDKSVNTSTISPKLTVQVSNNPSHTRDNSDTLSVSAIDSNTSKKMVSSSLTKNDSESSSLAESQNAKRLKKFMISKHVRYDCDPLRKSFRPELLDVHYDRVHNPEHCYHIRLQWLNTTNKFIDETIVSWSRLCERYGLKLVETPWRELCTIPKLNPFHSFVDLKLVVNPMLDPEFNETTEFKENKFYYHLFLLKRTGFLLDNRGSNFFSRDNIEIQYSWGLPAFKYAQFIHRTGAYIVELRDNGDFFMAPNNVHILRVNTLITSIPEQSSTLKNYAFDSQKVMMDFRESCKDEVYLRSLFREAMKGSRENYDYMIA, encoded by the coding sequence ATGCAGCACGCCCGATGGTCAAACAGCAGGCAGGCTACGTCGCCTTTGGGCGAAAATGATAATCTAACAACATATCTACGATCATCTCCCGAGACACGCACGCCAATGGGTAGACTACAGGGAAAAGCTTCAACTCTCACGATTGGCAATATGTCTTTGAACACCCCAGGGAGCACTCTTACCGTGGGGAAAAATAAAGTAACAACATCTGGAGGGCTACGTTCTACTCATATATTTCGTAGCTTTACCGATCCAGTTGCCCATAATATCAAAAGCTCAGCATCGAAGCATATTCACTCGGGCAGAAACAGTGTGACCCCTCTGAAGGAAGACTCCACCTCGGACGAGCCCATGCAACTTACCGTATGGTTTCACGAACCCCGTTCATATACAGAAGATGTGGTCATTGACGGCTCGGCAGTTCCTGGGATCAAACAAGGCGGCATATATAGCCTTGAGCCAGTGACTAAGGACGGAAATCTACAAAAGGAGGATCAAAAGCGGTTTATTTTTGCGGTATCGAAACATAATTTCATTGGAGAGTCAAGCAGTAAGAATAAGTCAAACCTCCAAATATCCCTTCAATCGAATCCACTACAAAAGCTACTAGACATTCCACCTAGATCGCAAGTCCTAGTACAAAGGGTAAAAGACACCTCAGAAGTTGAGCTAGATACGGTTGAAATATATTTAAAAGATGTCAATTTTCCAAGAGACTCTCAATGGGGATTGGCTTCCTCCTTTGTTGGTACTTGTTGCTACATTGATCAACGAGTGCTTTATTTGGGCAATaaaattggccaagttcGACTGACATTTAAAGATGGGAGAAAGCTATTCAGTGGTTATGTGAGCGAGAAAACAAATATAATCTTCCGGTCAGAGAGTGCAAAGCTCATATTTCTTGTTCAGATGTCGAGGGAGATGTGGCACTTTGAGGAGAATGGCGAAATCATGTTTCATAAACTTGTCAATACGTTATTTcccaagatcttcaagaattggCTCAACGCGAGCTCCCATCATGCCATCACAATTGTGCTCTTCACCAGCATTGACCTAACACATATTCCATGGATTTCATTGGGAGCAGGCGAATGCCCGACAAAAACGCAAGACTACTACCGTGTCgttgttgaccaagtcaGTGTTTTTAGCTGGGACAAAATTATGGCGAGTTTAAGACTTGAGTTTGCCAATTTTAAGCGTGATGTACTAATGCATCTCGTGGATGGGCAATACAGAATATCTGGAGAGCCCTGCCCTTCTGTGAAAGGTAACTTTTTAGAAGCAGTCAACCTCACCATCAGTCTTGTTTGCGACAGGTTCAGAAACACAGACCTCAGACATACTGTCAATCATATCATAGTTATCACTCCGGGAACTGGCCTCTACGATGTCGATTACGACCTCATGTTGAAGAcctcgaagaagatgtttAGTCTTGACTGCGCTTTGGATATCGTCTCACTCAGTCAGCCGCCCCTTCATACGGTTCCTCTTTTGAGGTATAGAGACGACGACGGCCACGTTGGTCATTGTGTTCCTAAATGGTGTGATATTTCCTTCTACACTGATACTGATGAATGGGCATCTCAATGGATACCAAGGTGTAAAATATAcgagttgcaaatgatggGGGTCATGGAAAATGAGGTCAACGAAGTACGTATAGATCGCTTGCAGTTAAGCAAAAAGGTCCccattgttgaagcaaTGGATAGGTATGACGAGGATTTATTCAGACCCATTGAGTTTTCTCAGGGCAACTCCTCGAAGCTGGAGCATATCGAAAAGAAGGTCTCACCAAAGCATAGTACTGCAACCCTTGTTTTGATGGGAAAAGCATCTTTGGCATCTCTAAGTACGCCAAGGTTAAAACCAGACCAATCTAGCTCAAATGTTTGCACCACGACGGCAGCTGTGCAGGGAACTGTTCTGAATCTGTCAGCGAATGTTTCTGCGCTTTCATCCTTATACACCTTGAACCGCTCTAACGATGATcctaagaagaagaacatctTTGCCTCAAGAGACATGCGGTCTATGAGCCAAATAAAGGACACTCATTCTAAGTCAGGATCAATGCCTTCACGAGATTTTGTTGTGAGGCCAACAATACTCAAATCACGAGAATCCAAGAAAACTGACAGACGTGGAAAAGCGAAGGAGGCGTCTaaaattctcaagaatAAGGGAAAGAATGTGACCTCTACCCAACAAAAGGAACGAGACGAAAGACTGAGAAATAATCCATATTGGATGAAGATCGACAATCCCTCCAGGGAGATGGCATCCGATAGTATACGGTGCAGCAGATGGGCAGATGTCTTCCCTCCGCGTATCAAACGAAAGCTTGTCAAGTGGAGATCACTCAAGGCTCCAGCTGCATTGCCTATTGCAACATCACTCTTTCCTTCACCCAAGGAGCTCGAGACTGAATACACATTTCAGATTTATGTTGTCTCATTGAGCTATGACAATAAATTGGAGTTGAAAAGCACAAAGGAGCTCATGCGAGAAATGATAAGACTCAGATTGGCAATTGGCTTTCAGATTTGCAAGGGAGAAAGGGTTCGCAACGCTGAACTCGAGAGGAAACCAAGTGGTAGCCCAGAAGCCTTGATACACTACATGCCGCAAGGTGATTGCACAGGTGCAAGAATATATTTATCACTAAATGACGAGATTCATCGAATTTTTTGTGATTACAATGGCACCTTGAATGTGCAATTATACAGAAGAACAAGGGCTCATGCGAAGCACAGTTCCTTTgggagaaagagaagagacgAGGCACAAAGACCATTTATCCGAACTCGTTACGCAGATGAGTACACGACTTCGTTGATTACTTCTCAGGATACCGAACCGTTCATGTATAACTGGAATCAATTTGATCAGCTATTGGCGGGCTATGATGACACAATCAGTGAGACTAGAGAATTTCACAAGATGAAATTTGTCGTTATGCCCGCAGACATGCTGCAGAGCGCATATCATGTAAATAACGATAGCCTTTCAGATGAGGAGATCAGAGTTGAGGGATTACGAAAGTTAATTTCGCTTATTGAGCGTGGAAGATACTCACAACTGGCCGAAAagccaacaaaaaagaaggaggaaatTTTGCCCGAAATAAGTTTCTACACTGGTAACCTCTATGACTTTCTTAACGAACAAGCAGAAGTATTCTTGTCAAGTGGAACCCAGCCGCAGAACTCATTGATGGTATCGGATTCCAAGTTCAACACAAACATAAAGCTACAGGTTCTTGCGGAGAGACTTCAGGCACCAGGAGGTCTCAACTTGGTGGACCGTACTTGGCACTTCAAGGTCCATCCTTCGTGCTTCTTGGGTCAAGAACTTGTGTCTTGGTTGATAGAATACTTTGAGGATATCGACAACCGAGATGAAGCAACTTCTTATGGTCAGACTTTGATGAATGAGGGTCTCTTCACGCATGTTGATAACCGCCACGGATTCCTAGATGGTCATTATTTCTACGAGTTTACCGAAAGTTACACGAGGCACTCAAATAACGTCAAACAGCCTTCAGGAGGATGGTTTAGGAAGAAGACCACCAATTCATCTGATAAGTCAGTGAATACAAGCACAATCAGCCCTAAGCTAACCGTACAGGTATCGAACAATCCGAGCCATACTCGCGATAATTCAGATACTCTTTCAGTATCGGCAATTGACAGTAAtacttcaaagaagatggtGTCTTCGTCTCTCACAAAGAATGACAGCGAAAGTTCTTCGTTAGCTGAATCACAAAACGCTAAGAGGCTCAAAAAGTTTATGATCAGCAAGCATGTACGCTACGACTGTGATCCATTGAGGAAATCTTTCCGTCCTGAACTTTTGGACGTCCATTACGACAGAGTGCATAACCCGGAGCACTGTTATCATATTAGGCTCCAGTGGTTGAATACTACGAACAAATTCATTGACGAGACTATCGTAAGTTGGTCTAGGCTTTGCGAGCGATATGGTTTGAAATTAGTGGAAACCCCATGGAGAGAGTTGTGCACGATTCCTAAGTTAAACCCATTTCATTCCTTTGTCGATCTCAAACTCGTCGTGAACCCAATGTTAGACCCGGAGTTTAATGAGACTACAGAATTTAAAGAAAACAAGTTTTATTACCACTTGTTCTTGCTCAAAAGGACCGGATTTTTGCTTGACAATAGAGGATCTAACTTCTTCCTGAGAGATAATATTGAGATTCAGTACAGTTGGGGGCTACCAGCATTTAAGTACGCCCAGTTCATCCACAGAACAGGGGCATACATTGTTGAGTTGCGTGACAATGGTGACTTCTTCATGGCACCGAATAATGTTCATATCCTTAGGGTGAATACGTTGATCACTTCAATTCCTGAGCAAAGTAGcactttgaagaattacGCTTTTGACTCACAGAAAGTGATGATGGACTTCCGAGAGCTGTGCAAGGATGAAGTATACTTGCGCAGTCTTTTCAGAGAGGCGATGAAAGGATCTCGTGAAAATTACGATTACATGATAGCATAG
- the SNO1 gene encoding putative pyridoxal 5'-phosphate synthase, which produces MTASFVIGVLALQGAFVEHLSHLSRAAAESPILQKYNFSFIPVRTTDELSKCHALVIPGGESTAMSLIAERTQMLEPLRQFVTEKPVWGTCAGLIFMASSITNAKPHQQALGGLAVQVARNAFGRQLDSFACNSDFSSFAPQLKSFNTVFIRAPVVTAVETTKGQWKEVGPELDHKANLEAAVVVDAKCANEAPVKVLHELENGLVVAVRQGKHLGTSFHPELANDASFHAWFLEEFVVKEYVM; this is translated from the coding sequence ATGACCGCCTCATTTGTTATAGGGGTGTTGGCACTTCAGGGTGCCTTTGTGGAACACTTGTCCCACTTGTCTCGCGCTGCTGCTGAGTCACctattcttcaaaagtacaacttctctttcatcCCGGTTAGAACTACCGACGAACTCTCCAAATGCCACGCTTTGGTGATTCCGGGAGGCGAGTCCACCGCCATGTCGTTGATTGCTGAACGTACACAGATGCTCGAGCCGCTTCGGCAGTTTGTCACCGAGAAGCCAGTGTGGGGCACCTGTGCTGGGCTCATTTTCATGGCCTcctccatcaccaacgcCAAACCTCACCAACAGGCGTTGGGAGGGCTTGCAGTGCAAGTTGCCCGGAACGCCTTTGGGAGACAGCTCGACTCATTTGCGTGCAACAGTGACTTTAGTTCATTTGCTCCTCAGCTCAAGTCCTTCAATACCGTTTTCATTCGTGCTCCCGTGGTCACTGCTGTGGAGACCACCAAAGGCCAATGGAAAGAAGTGGGGCCTGAGCTTGATCACAAAGCGAACTTAGAGGCCGCTGTAGTTGTGGACGCCAAATGTGCCAATGAAGCACCAGTGAAGGTTTTGCACGAACTTGAAAACGGCTTGGTCGTTGCCGTTCGCCAGGGTAAGCATTTGGGTACCTCGTTCCACCCAGAACTTGCAAATGATGCTCTGTTCCACGCCTGGTTCCTCGAGGAGTTTGTAGTGAAAGAGTACGTCATGTGA